Proteins encoded by one window of Papio anubis isolate 15944 chromosome 7, Panubis1.0, whole genome shotgun sequence:
- the LOC108587045 gene encoding 40S ribosomal protein S27-like: MPLAKDLLHPSPEEKKRKHKKKLLVQSPNSYFMGVKCPGCYKITTVFSHEQMVVLCVGCSTVLCQPTGGKARLTEGCSFRRKQH, encoded by the coding sequence ATGCCTCTCGCAAAGGATCTCCTTCATCCCTCCccagaagagaagaagaggaaacaCAAGAAGAAACTCCTGGTGCAGAGCCCCAATTCCTACTTCATGGGTGTGAAATGCCCAGGATGCTATAAAATCACCACGGTCTTTAGCCATGAACAAATGGTAGTTTTGTGTGTTGGCTGCTCCACTGTCCTCTGTCAGCCTACAGGAGGAAAAGCAAGGCTTACAGAAGGATGTTCCTTTAGGAGGAAGCAGCACTAA